The Neorhodopirellula lusitana genome contains a region encoding:
- the ligA gene encoding NAD-dependent DNA ligase LigA, translating into MTKPSADDRSIERSSNVASQRIEELSRQLRHHDRLYYQLATPEISDLEYDRLMEELAALEKQHPELTLPDSPTHRVGGDVVEHLVQVPHRVPMLSIDNTYSQDELRAAMQRIEKSLEGESVAWVMEYKIDGVAGSIRYEQGELVLGLTRGNGVVGDDITHNVKTIRDLPLVLDVPNPPAVLELRGEIYMTGADLADLNVRQAEAGLEPYKNTRNVTAGTIRLLDPKVASERKLRFFCHGSGELVGVDATEHMVFLKWVESLGVPVTPDAVRLDSIDAAIEAVSELEKEMPDLPFEVDGIVFKVDSFAQREELGIRSKSPRWVIAYKFERYEAITKLEAIEVQVGKAGTITPVAYLTPVDIADTTVSRASLHNADEIERLDVRVGDWVVVEKAGKIIPKVVRVEKHARKTELPKYEFPTTCPQCGEPLTRDEGGVYIRCLNPQCPAQLRQRLVYFGSRPGMDIDGLGEEVVDLLLQNGLVASFADLYKLDVPTLASLTWPRQRKGKGNEMIDVQFGQKNAENLVQGIAESRTRGLARVLSSISIRHVGPRVAKLVTAKFWNLDLLRKATKEEIASIHEIGDRIADSLVGFLASEVGSQTIADLDAAGAVMSEPEPTEAEIDPSELPLLGKNVVATGSLEHYTRDEIKARIESLGGRAAGSVSKKTDFLIVGEKAGSKLTKAENLGVEVLTEEEFRQRFESAT; encoded by the coding sequence GTATGACCGCTTAATGGAGGAGTTGGCGGCACTCGAAAAACAACACCCCGAATTGACTCTTCCTGATTCGCCTACACACCGGGTGGGCGGTGATGTGGTGGAGCACTTGGTGCAGGTACCGCACCGGGTGCCGATGTTGTCGATCGATAACACCTACAGCCAAGACGAACTTCGAGCGGCGATGCAGCGAATTGAAAAGTCGCTGGAAGGGGAGTCCGTCGCGTGGGTGATGGAGTACAAGATTGATGGGGTTGCGGGTTCGATTCGCTATGAGCAGGGGGAACTCGTGTTGGGACTGACGCGAGGCAACGGAGTGGTGGGCGATGACATTACACACAACGTGAAGACAATTCGCGATCTTCCGTTGGTCCTGGATGTCCCGAACCCGCCGGCCGTTCTAGAGCTGCGTGGTGAGATTTACATGACCGGTGCGGACCTAGCGGACTTGAATGTGCGTCAAGCCGAGGCCGGGTTAGAGCCATACAAGAACACGCGCAATGTCACGGCGGGGACGATTCGTTTGCTCGACCCTAAGGTGGCTAGTGAGCGAAAGTTGCGGTTCTTTTGCCATGGAAGTGGTGAGCTTGTGGGCGTTGATGCGACCGAGCACATGGTGTTTTTGAAGTGGGTGGAGTCTTTAGGTGTTCCGGTGACTCCGGATGCGGTGCGTTTGGATTCCATCGATGCGGCGATCGAGGCGGTTTCGGAACTTGAAAAGGAAATGCCCGACTTGCCCTTCGAGGTTGATGGCATCGTGTTCAAGGTGGATTCGTTTGCGCAGCGAGAGGAGTTGGGGATTCGCAGCAAAAGTCCACGATGGGTGATTGCCTATAAGTTTGAACGATACGAAGCGATCACCAAGTTGGAGGCGATCGAGGTCCAGGTCGGGAAGGCGGGGACGATCACGCCAGTGGCCTATCTGACACCGGTTGATATCGCGGACACGACCGTGTCTCGGGCGTCTCTCCACAATGCAGATGAGATCGAGCGACTGGATGTTCGTGTCGGTGATTGGGTGGTTGTCGAGAAGGCGGGGAAGATTATCCCCAAGGTGGTGCGTGTGGAAAAACATGCTCGAAAAACGGAGCTGCCAAAGTACGAGTTCCCGACGACCTGTCCGCAGTGCGGTGAGCCGCTGACACGCGACGAAGGTGGGGTATATATCCGATGTTTGAATCCGCAGTGCCCGGCGCAATTACGGCAGCGGCTAGTTTATTTCGGTAGTCGGCCCGGTATGGATATCGATGGGCTTGGCGAAGAGGTGGTGGATCTTCTATTGCAAAATGGTTTAGTGGCCTCGTTTGCCGATCTGTATAAGCTTGACGTTCCGACCTTGGCGTCGCTGACTTGGCCACGTCAGCGGAAGGGCAAGGGGAATGAAATGATAGACGTGCAGTTTGGTCAGAAGAACGCTGAAAACCTCGTGCAGGGAATCGCCGAGAGTCGTACTCGCGGTTTGGCCCGGGTGTTGTCGTCGATCAGCATTCGGCATGTCGGGCCGCGAGTGGCGAAATTGGTGACGGCTAAGTTTTGGAACCTGGATTTGTTACGGAAAGCCACGAAGGAAGAGATTGCGTCGATTCACGAGATCGGTGACCGGATCGCGGATAGTCTTGTTGGGTTTCTGGCCAGCGAAGTGGGGTCGCAGACGATTGCGGATCTGGATGCAGCGGGCGCGGTGATGTCAGAACCGGAACCAACGGAGGCGGAGATTGACCCCAGTGAATTGCCTTTGTTGGGGAAGAACGTGGTCGCCACTGGATCGTTGGAACACTACACACGCGATGAGATCAAGGCTCGTATCGAGTCCTTGGGAGGACGCGCCGCCGGTAGTGTTAGTAAGAAGACGGACTTCTTAATCGTGGGCGAGAAAGCGGGAAGCAAGCTCACCAAGGCGGAGAACCTGGGCGTGGAAGTGCTAACGGAAGAAGAGTTCCGGCAACGTTTCGAAAGTGCCACTTAG